GGAATTGTATGACAAACATAGCTCATCATTGTAATCTGCCTTAGGCCATTATAGGAGATCTGAATTTCATAATTAACCAAAGTGAAAAAGATGGAGGAAATATAGTGTGAGTCAAATCCAATTACATAAATTCAAGGAACTTTTAGATAGTGCTAACCTTCATTCTATGTCCTTTATAGGAAACCTTTTACTTGAACAAATAAAAGAAGTGGGGAAGAATTAATTCTAGAGAGACTTGATAGGGTAACAAGTAATATTGATTGATTGAATAATTTCCCTATTGTTGTTGTTTATCATCTTGTTCCAGTGGCCAGTGATCATTGTCCTATCCTCCTTACAACTTCTCAAAATGTAAGCAATACTAGTAAGCCATTCAGATTTAATAGGACTTGATTCAGAGATCCAACTTATAAGGATAATTAAATCTAGTTGGCAAACTGTTCATAATGGCTCAACTGCTTTCAAACATTGCAAATACCTCTATGGTACTAAACAGGTTCTTAGGAAATGAAATTATGAGCACTTTGGCAATATCTCCATTCAAATTGCTAAAACTGAGTCTCAAATTTCTAATCTTCTTGCTACTGGTCATTATATGTCATCATATGTCCTCTAATGTTATTATTGAGCTTAATAAAAGATTAACTTTTTGGTATTATGCAAAAGAAGATTACTGGAAACAAAGAGGTGAGGATGATTTTTTCAAACTtggtgatagtaatactagatACTTCCATgataaagctaatttagggaaaAAAGGACTCAAATTGATACCCTGCAGAATAAGTTGGGTATTTGGTTGTCTGATAGAAATGATATAGTAGTTACTCTTAAATCCCATTTCTTGAATATGAGTAGAACTACTAGTCCTCTTAATCCTACAGCTAATCTAGATAGTATCATTCCTTGTATTACTGAGGAAGAAAATTCTTTGATTACTATAAGATTCCTTCTCATGAAGAAATCAAATTTGTTGTGTATAGCTTGCAACCTTGGATTACTCCAGGTCctgatggatttcctcctgattTCTATCAAGAAATGTGGGAAACTGTTGGTGATTCTACTGTAAGTATGTTTCAAAGCTTTTTTCACTCTAAGCATATGCTGAAGCAGTTAAACCACAATTTTACAACTCTCATACCTAAAGTTAATTGTCCTAAAACTGCAACTGACTTTAGGCCCATCAGTTTGTGTAATGTGGTTTACAAGATTATACCTAAACTCCTTGCTAATAGATTAAAACCTTTTCTGGATAGAATTATCTCACAAAAACAAACTGTTTTTTCTATCTGGGAGACTTATTACTGACAATATAGTGATAGCTCATGAGTTAGTTGACATTATGAAGAAAACTAAAGCTCATAAAGGTTGGATGACTGTTAAATTAGATATGTCTTAGGCATTTGATAGGATAGAATGAAAAATTTCTATAGGAGACTCTAAAGAAGCTAGGATTTTGTGATGATTGGTGCCTTATGATTGAACAATGCCTGTCTACTGTTACCACATCTATTATGTTGAATGGATCTCCTGGAGAAGTGTTTAAACCTCAAAGGGGAttgagacaaggagatcctttGTCTCCTTATCTCTTTATCCTCTGTATGGATTCTTTCTCAATATCCCTTTTAAATGCTGAGCAAAATAACAATTTACGTGGCATGAAAGTTACAAATACTAGTCTATCTATCTCCCATTTATTTTTTGTGATGATTGCCTAATCTTCACTAAAGCTAATGCTAATGAAGCCAAGACTCTTGCTAACATTATTAAGCAATTTAGTTTGTTTTCAGGGAAATCTGTCAACTTTGATAAGTCAGGTATGGCTTTTAGCCATAAAGTTCCTAATTATGTTAAGAATGAGATATCCAATATATTGCATATTAAAAAGATGGCTTTAAATGATAAATATCTATGAGTACCCCTTCTTATTCAGAAAAATAAAATGCAGACTTTTGGTGGACTGTTAGATAGATGTAGACAATCTTCATACTTGGAAATGCAAATTTGTGAGTCAACCTGTAAGAACTGTTTTAACTCAAACTGTACTTGGTAGTGTTACTAACCATCATCTTGCAGTGTTTACTATGCCAAAAAAACTTACAGACCAGATTGATTCTATACAAAGAAAATTCaggtggaaaaaaaaaagaaaaatggaagagGAGGTTATCCAAGGAGATGGGATGATGTTGCTAAACCAAAATTCCAAGGAGGAATGGTAATTAAGAAAACTGAGATAGTTAATAAGGCTCTCTTGACTAAATTAGCTTGGAGGATGGTCACTTCTCCTGATGATTTGTGGACTCAAATTCTCAGTGGAAAGTACTTTGTTAAAACTAATGTACTTCATGGGGAGTGTGCTTCTAGTGGTTCATGGGTTTGGAGGGGTATTATGGAAGGCCTAGAATATATAAGAGAATACAGTTGTTAGGAAGTTGCTACTGGTGACAATGTTAACATCTGGAAGGATAGATGGATTCCTACTTTAGATGGTTTAATAGACTCTACATTCCACCCATCTAATATGTTCATTGTGGATCAACTTATAGATAAGGAAAACAAGATTTGGAAGTTACATATCCTAGATGCCTTATTTGGTGATGCTACAATCACTGAGATTAAGAAAATTAGACTTCCTAGTAATGACAGGGACACTCTTAGATGACGCCCAGAGAAGAATGAATCTTTTTCAGCAAAGTCAGCTTACAGGATAATTCATAATGAGTATCAAAATCTGAATGGTATAACCAATAATACTGACACTGTGAACTGGAAaactttttggaaacaaaaaattCCTCCTAGGATCTTACACTTTCTATAGAGATGTATTAATAAGTGTCTTCCTATTGGTGACAGGTTTGCTAACTTTTCTAGCCATAATAACACTTTGTGTCCTTTTTGTAAATCATTTGTTGCAACAATGCATCATTTGTTCTTTGAGTGCAGGATCTCCAAAGAAGTCTGGAACATTTGTGATAGTAACTTAGCATCCTTTGTGTTAAACAGTAATTTTGATACTGGGATTGTTAATGCTTATGCATCTACTAGCAGTAATGTTAATATACAAAATGTTTTACAGGGACATGGTCTAGCAGGTGTGATTTTATGGCATTTTTGGAAGACTAGATGTAATCTAGTATTTGAGAATGTCCAACCTAATGCAGGGAGTATTTCTAATGTGGTAACGAGATATTACAATGACTGGAAATCAACCTCTGTTGTTACTTCTGGAGAAAATAATGTCTCTGGAATTAGGCAACCAGTTTACTGGAAACCTCCCGAAGAAACTATTCTGAAAGTTAACTTTGATGCTGCTTTTGTGAAAGAGACTGGCAATGCTGGCCTGGGTCTAATCATTAGAGATTTTGCAGGTACACAAAATGGACGTAGATCATGGGCAACATCAGCATTGGCATCTGAAGGTGCTGAAGCTGAAACATCTCTTATGGCAGTAACACGTGCAAGAGAGTTGGGAATAACAAGACTACATCTGGAAGGAGATTGCAGCCGTGTGATTAAAACATCAAGTAGTGAGCTCGTGCGTTGCACGTCGGCAATACTATTTTTTTCTACTTTACAAACAATTTGGTGGTGCTTTGACATCGTATGTTATGTTTTTTTATCCAAAATTGATCGTTGTTTGTGTACGTTTGAATCAATTTTCTTTCCAgattttttcaatttcttttgaAGGTATAAATTTTTTGAATTCATTTTTAAGCCATGTCTATCCTTTAAAGGAAAAACATACAAAAATTTGGAGAagcataaaaaaattgaaaaacaaaaatttggtaATGTTATTTATGCTCATTGCGTAGATAATTCAAAGggattttcaaatatataaagttCACAAAAATTCGACATATGGTTTGGAAAATGTGGAGTTTTTaaatatttatctttatttttataaaaatgacaTTTTCGTAAATACAAAATATTGTGACGGGAATCTTTTTTGGAATATTCATAGATCTAATGGCTAAGAGTTAATCTAAGGAAAATCTAACGGTTATGAAGGCTAATGCTTTGCTATTCTCTTATTGGTATTAAAAGGGGGGAGATAAATGGTCAGAAATCTGCAGTCATGTGGAAACTAACACTTGGATTGAAGATATTATTACTATTTGAAGTACAACTTTTGATTTCTGGACGTGTACTTATGAACCAAATAGATGCAAATAACGCAACTCATAAGTTAACAAAACATGTTATTTCCAATTTCAATAGAAGTAGTTGGTTTTTTGAGATTCCTAGCTGGATGAATGATGTTCTATTACAACGATATCTCTCATTAATCTTTGATCAATAAATCATTTTTCTTATTTAAAAAAGAAGGATTAATTTCAGGGACAACGTAACCATTATGTAAATATGTGGTTAAGGGGTTctttgttttacttcaaaatgacctcaTTTTTGTCTCATTAGATATATCCCAATTAATCAGGTATATCCCAATTTAGCCACGTATTATAAGGCTGAGATTCtcatttttattttccttatctCATCTTTTCTTTTATTAGTTAGATTTGAAATGTACCTTATAAATACTAGATTATGTCATCATCTTCGACTTTATGATGCTTGCTAGGTCACCAAAATGTTGCATTTCTGATGCATCGTACTGGAAACCATGTAGCAGTTGATGAATTCTtactaggaaacagaaaaacaGGACATGGCTAATATCCCTTGTGGTGTTTGATTcttgaagataaaaataaaataaaatggtggtattccatcaccaccaccaaatcAAATCTAACGCTGCAACATATGTGAATCCCACTTAGAATTAGGGGTTCTAAAAATTTCATACAAAGATTAACAATTTAAAAACGGATATACGTGTGGGTAAGTCAGGTCAGTTTCAGGTCCACTACCTTGATATTGCTACAGAAGATGAATTAAATATAAACAGAGAGAGACATAGACTTTATTGCGAGAATATGTTTTTAAATTCTTTGCTGTTTTTATATCACATTACATTTCCATTCATTAATTAGTTTACCAACATTAATCATCCTCTTCtggtcttcttcttcttgcttctTTGGAGGCTGTCTCAGTTCACCAAAAGACTAAAAAAGACACCCCATAACATAAATTTTGAATTGATTTTGGGGTTTTGGAGTAAGTGCAGTCAGAGGTTTTCTTGTTTTTTGTCTGGTTGCCTTTGTCTGTTTCTCTGTTTCATTTGATTCCTCCTCTTTCTCTATCAGTCTTACAAcaaacaagaagaaaagaagaagaagctctgtttgtttctttgttattttttcaatttttgaattttaggAGGGAGATTTTGAAGATGTTGAGATGACCATGCCTCTCACTGCCTACTCTCTTCATGTGAgttctttctttcttcctcttatttttggtttctacttttggcaaaaaaagaaaaaaattgaaatgaaGGAGCCCCAGGAATAGAAACTTaggaatagttgagttgagctgAGGGGGTAGCTGAAAGCTGCTTAATTTCTTGCATCTGTACTTGGTTGCTTCTTAAAGCTGCTTGATTTCTTGCATCTTTGCTTGATTGCTGCTGCTTCTTAAAGCTGCTTAAAAATTCAGACCCTTTTTTGacaaggaagaagaaaagaaaaggggtAGTAGGTACTGTAACAATCAAATACAATCTCACCTTTTCTTGTTATGATTATTATTACTTCATCATATACCAAAGAATTTCTAGGTCACCACATAATCAAAATCATACCTTTATGACTATTTTGTAGTGTACTGTGTTAAGTAAAAATCAAGACTCAATGTCTCTATCTGGGTGTTTCTTATTAGATTATTCTTACTTCTTACCTACTTTCCCTTTAACCCTTTttgctcttttctttttcttcctttctgTGTGGGTGCTaaagtttctttcttttttaccaTAAGTCAATAATGTCAATTGAATCCAATTCAATTTTCAATGAATCTATGAAATGTTCTTTTTTACTTTCATCCCCTAGATTGTCTTCCTTTTCGTTCATTCATTATAGTTGTTTCTCTAGTAGCATCGTAAAGCACGATATCTCCGGGCCAAAGGCGAAAAAGAGAACCCCTTCTCTTCATTCATCATATTCAATCACCAATTCATTGCTTTAAATTTTTGTTCCACGGGTTGGGATTGATGACTGATGACAATTCACAAACATTTTACTTTCTAGCTACTTTGTTAGGTAGTATTCAATTAATTTGAATTTGATCCCTTGGCTGTGTTTTTGTTTATGTGGGACTTGAAAAGGACTATTAACTGTGCATTATGAGAGTTTTGTCTTCTTTAGAAGCTCACAGGTTTCATAGTGTAACTTCTTTTAGATCTTTTCCTTTTTCATTTTACATTCAATTCGAAGATACTACAATGTTCTATTGCTAATTCGTCATCAATTTTGAACTAACTGTTTCCTTGAACTACAACAACCACAGATTAAAAAGGTTGGTAACTTCAAGGAAGTGTATCAATGCTGGGTGTAAACGtaactcctcctcctcctcctcctccgctTGACAAATACAAGATGTACAACTCACCGGTTACTCATTTTGATTTGAACTTGTAAGTGGAATTTCATTTCGAAATCTAATCATTGTTTGTCATGTGAACCATGCGTGTATAAGTAGATTTGTGTATCCTATTGATGCTGTACTTTACTTCTTTTTATTTCCTAACAGAAGTGATGAGCGTTCAAAGACTAGTGGAAGACAATGTAATTCAGGAAGTCGGTTGGATTATTCTCATGAATCTCTGACCGATGATAATGACTCCATGTTAGAGGTCAGTAGTAGTGTGAATCCATTGGAATCAAGAGTTTCTATCCTGTTGGACACCTGCCAATTCACTAGTTGTATAGTATAAAATTTCATATCTGCTGAGTTATTCCTCATTTCATCTCATGAATGATCAGGCGAGCACCTCCGGTGGAGAGGTTAAAAGTCTTGGAGCTTTTCTTAAGATGGACAAAGTCAATCCTCACAGAATGCAGCTTCAGCGGGAGGTAAGTTTTACTTGCTTATATTGCTAAAGAACAATTTTAGTGTTCTCCTGTTCTTCTTCATACAAGGTTTTGGTTCATTCAATTTAAACACCTTAAAATTAGGACATTGATTTTCAACAAACATGCTTCTTTTTACCATCCCGAGAGTTTACAAGAAACAGTATAAGGCATTATTGCGTAGTTCATTTCGAGGGGTTTCAAAATCTTGTTGTTTATCTTCTTAGCCAAAAAGTTTTGTCTTGAAGTTGTTACATCTACTGATGGAAACAATTTTGTTGTAGGTTGAGAAATTGCAGCAAGAGCTAGAGGAAGAAATGGAACTGCGCAGTGTCTTAGAAAATGCAGTTGAGCTAAGCGATATAACATCATCTAATTTAGCATGCATCCCAGAACATGTATGCTTCTCTTCATTTACACTTGCAATTGATCTTTGAAATTTACGCTCCTGTTAGAGAATTGAAATTAGATGATTTAGTTGCCAGTAACGTAATGGATAGCATCCAAACAACAATATCTACAATTACAAATATGGATCGGAATAAATGTTTAATTGGCGACCTTGATTTAGTAAGAATGGACAACTGAAATCGATCGATATAACCGTGATCGGTTTAGGAGCAATGTACCCAAACTTAGCAAGCTTTATTATTAAATTCCACCTTTCACATTTTCTGTTCTTTCTATACACAAGAGTGACACTTTGACATGAATTTTTCTACAAGATCTGGGTATCATCCATCAAATATTACGAATTTTTCTTCAGCTTTCACATGAACCATTGTTTCTTCCAACGATTTATTTACATTCGTAACTGGTGTGTTCTGTACCATGTAGGCCAAGGAACTCTTATCTAGTATTGCTCTACTGGAGATCACAGTTTCAGATCTCGAGGAAGAGATGATATCTTTGCAGTGTCAGCTAAGTCAAGAAAGAAACGAGCGAAAACTCGAGGAGTACCATCAGAAACGTTCAACTTCACAGTCACCATTTCTTCAGTCCCCTGAAAATATAAGAAGACTGGTAAGTTTACATCTCCTGTTTAAGATATCCGCAGAAAATAGTTTTATCCCTCCTGGCATGCTCATCTTCATATACTTGGCTGGGTCCATAGTTGTACTATATATTTACTTATTATAATGTCTTATAAAAGTACAAAGTAAATCGAAATGGAAAACACAACGAACACAGTAGTCCGTATTTCTTTTATGGTTTGTCTAATTACTAGTAGACTTTTGGATGGTGTAAGACTATTCTGTTATGTTTTATCCTTTCCTTTGGTATGGTTTTGAAATTCTCCTTTGCTACTTATTAATATATACATGATTGCTTACATGTGTTCTACTCATACTTTCCCAGCATTCCTATAGTCCAAGTTCAAGGTGCTTAGAGCCCTCTGTTGCATTGTCTTATAACTCTAGAACATTGTCACGGCAAAAGCGAATGGATGACCCATCGGAAGATATCTGCACGACATCATTTGTTAATTCAATGAATCTGTCTATAGATGAATCTGGGCCATCCGTCAGAGATGAAAGTGTATTTGCGAAAAATCCTCAACATGTAAGTTCTAAAGAAGGGATGCGGGTTGCCGGCCTTTCGGATCAGCCTAATAAGCTTTCCGAGGAGATGGTAAGGTGCATGAAGAATATTTTTATCTCCTTGGCAGATTCTTCCACTTTGTCAGCCAAATTACGAGCACTGAAAATGAACTGCCCATCATTCTCTCCACAATCTGAGTGCTCCACAAACTTAACATGTGCACAGAACCCACATGTTGATACAGAGAATGTCACTGAGTTGTTTGCTTCAAAGAATGCATTTGATCCATATAAAGTTCGTGGAAAGTTAAGCTGGGCAGATATTGGAATTTACGGATCAGCAATTGAGGTTTCTTGGATGTCTGTTGGG
This DNA window, taken from Papaver somniferum cultivar HN1 chromosome 3, ASM357369v1, whole genome shotgun sequence, encodes the following:
- the LOC113358670 gene encoding uncharacterized protein LOC113358670 isoform X2, translating into MLGVNVTPPPPPPPLDKYKMYNSPVTHFDLNLSDERSKTSGRQCNSGSRLDYSHESLTDDNDSMLEASTSGGEVKSLGAFLKMDKVNPHRMQLQREVEKLQQELEEEMELRSVLENAVELSDITSSNLACIPEHAKELLSSIALLEITVSDLEEEMISLQCQLSQERNERKLEEYHQKRSTSQSPFLQSPENIRRLHSYSPSSRCLEPSVALSYNSRTLSRQKRMDDPSEDICTTSFVNSMNLSIDESGPSVRDESVFAKNPQHVSSKEGMRVAGLSDQPNKLSEEMVRCMKNIFISLADSSTLSAKLRALKMNCPSFSPQSECSTNLTCAQNPHVDTENVTELFASKNAFDPYKVRGKLSWADIGIYGSAIEVSWMSVGKKQLEYAAGALRRFRLLVEQLAEVDPINLTDNEKLAFWINIYNALIMHAYLAYGVPKTDLKLFSLMQKAQYTVGGHSFSAAAIEYVILKMQPPVHRPQTALVLGLHKLKVPDEQHNYSIDVHEPLVVFALSCGMYSSPAVNLFPQIPQFCY
- the LOC113358670 gene encoding uncharacterized protein LOC113358670 isoform X1, encoding MLGVNVTPPPPPPPLDKYKMYNSPVTHFDLNLSDERSKTSGRQCNSGSRLDYSHESLTDDNDSMLEASTSGGEVKSLGAFLKMDKVNPHRMQLQREVEKLQQELEEEMELRSVLENAVELSDITSSNLACIPEHAKELLSSIALLEITVSDLEEEMISLQCQLSQERNERKLEEYHQKRSTSQSPFLQSPENIRRLHSYSPSSRCLEPSVALSYNSRTLSRQKRMDDPSEDICTTSFVNSMNLSIDESGPSVRDESVFAKNPQHVSSKEGMRVAGLSDQPNKLSEEMVRCMKNIFISLADSSTLSAKLRALKMNCPSFSPQSECSTNLTCAQNPHVDTENVTELFASKNAFDPYKVRGKLSWADIGIYGSAIEVSWMSVGKKQLEYAAGALRRFRLLVEQLAEVDPINLTDNEKLAFWINIYNALIMHAYLAYGVPKTDLKLFSLMQKAQYTVGGHSFSAAAIEYVILKMQPPVHRPQTALVLGLHKLKVPDEQHNYSIDVHEPLVVFALSCGMYSSPAVRIYTVQNIKEELKHAQRDFIRASVAVSRRGKLLMPRMLYEFASNFVDDLTLGIWVSQYLPPHQAVVVEQCIAKRKQSFLGRSSTVIVPFDSRFRYLFLPVVPDSKFCSSTLQ